One genomic window of Arachis stenosperma cultivar V10309 chromosome 10, arast.V10309.gnm1.PFL2, whole genome shotgun sequence includes the following:
- the LOC130957641 gene encoding uncharacterized mitochondrial protein AtMg00810-like, translating into MRQPRGYELGDGCLVCKLTKALYSLKQASRTWYHKYSIALLHLGFSATKSDVSIFVRFKHNFTPFVLVYVDDIIITGDSEGAISQVIQQLNDKFALKDLGDLHYFLEIQVTKTNAGGLVLSQEKYIKDLVKKVEIEDCEPCHTPLPSSVTFSAFGGSVFNNPRLYISVVRNLAYSISLGTLSFGLHLQQTSVQRIAAYSDSDYGVDPDDRKSIVGFCVFLERNLVSWSSKKQGSVARSSTEAEYRVMADLVAELIWIKNLMVEFRIPLSTPHQYIVIISVQYC; encoded by the exons ATGAGGCAACCAAGAGGCTATGAATTAGGAGATGGATGTTTAGTATGCAAACTCACAAAGGCGCTCTATAGTTTAAAGCAGGCATCAAGGACATGGTATCACAAGTACTCTATAGCTCTGCTGCATCTTGGTTTTAGTGCCACAAAGTCTGATGTTTCTATTTTTGTCAGGtttaaacataatttcacaccTTTTGTGCTTGTGTATGTTGATGATATAATCATCACAGGAGATTCTGAAGGAGCAATCTCTCAAGTGATTCAGCAGCTAAATGACAAATTTGCACTAAAAGATCTGGGTgatctgcactacttccttgaAATTCAGGTCACTAAGACTAATGCTGGTGGTCTAGTCCTATCCCAAGAGAAGTACATCAAAGATTTAGTTAAAAAGGTAGAAATAGAGGACTGCGAACCTTGTCACACACCCCTCCCATCCTCAGTTACATTCTCGGCCTTTGGTGGTTCAGTTTTTAATAATCCAAGGCTTTACATATCAGTTGTGAGGAACTTAGCTTACAGTATCTCACT TGGCACATTAAGCTTTGGTTTGCACCTACAACAAACAAGTGTCCAAAGAATTGCGGCATACAGTGATTCTGACTACGGAGTTGATCCAGATGATAGAAAATCAATTGTAGGCTTTTGTGTCTTTCTTGAAAGAAATCTGGTGTCATGGAGCTCAAAGAAGCAAGGTTCTGTTGCAAGATCTAGCACTGAAGCTGAATATAGAGTTATGGCAGACCTAGTTGCTGAATTGATTTGGATCAAGAATCTCATGGTTGAATTTCGAATTCCACTCTCAACACCCCATCAGTATATTGTGATAATCTCAGTGCAGTATTGTTAA
- the LOC130958048 gene encoding mini zinc finger protein 2, which produces MRKRQVVLRREEPTRSVRTVKYGECQKNHAASVGGYAVDGCREFMASGEEGTGAALACAACGCHRSFHKREVETEVVCECSSPPPSNNGTT; this is translated from the coding sequence ATGAGGAAGCGCCAAGTAGTTTTGAGAAGAGAGGAGCCAACAAGGAGTGTTAGGACGGTGAAATATGGTGAGTGCCAGAAGAACCACGCCGCGAGCGTAGGCGGCTACGCGGTCGATGGCTGCAGGGAGTTCATGGCAAGCGGCGAGGAGGGGACAGGGGCTGCCCTCGCCTGCGCCGCTTGCGGCTGCCATAGAAGCTTCCACAAGAGAGAGGTTGAGACTGAAGTAGTGTGTGAGTGTTCTTCACCACCACCCTCTAATAATGGAACTACTTAG